The following proteins are co-located in the Microbulbifer sp. VAAF005 genome:
- a CDS encoding TetR/AcrR family transcriptional regulator, whose translation MIESGQDFVRVPEELSPQQLVGALVADGVLTDPESARGRLLNAAARLFEQKGFARTTVRDLAAEVGILSGSIFHHFSSKEQILCEVMREVTIFAGARMRTAAEQSRTPQERLQACIQCELEAIHGLAVPGFSILVVEWRSLSEESQQEVLRLREEYEQIWLDAIEAAECPGGDPALVRRLLVGALSHTYSWYKPRDKGLSIPDLAARVLAIFTP comes from the coding sequence GTGATTGAAAGTGGGCAGGATTTTGTGAGAGTTCCCGAAGAGTTATCGCCGCAGCAGCTGGTAGGTGCTTTGGTGGCAGATGGAGTGCTAACAGATCCTGAATCTGCCCGTGGACGTTTGCTGAATGCTGCAGCGCGGTTGTTTGAGCAAAAAGGGTTCGCCCGGACAACAGTGCGGGATCTCGCTGCGGAAGTGGGTATTTTGTCTGGCAGTATTTTTCATCATTTTTCCAGTAAGGAGCAGATTCTCTGTGAAGTAATGCGGGAGGTGACGATATTTGCCGGTGCGCGAATGCGAACCGCAGCGGAACAGAGTCGAACACCGCAAGAGAGGCTTCAGGCCTGTATTCAGTGTGAATTAGAGGCTATTCATGGATTGGCAGTACCGGGTTTTTCTATCCTGGTGGTGGAGTGGAGAAGCCTATCCGAAGAGAGTCAGCAGGAAGTTTTACGCCTAAGGGAGGAGTATGAGCAGATATGGCTGGACGCTATTGAGGCCGCCGAGTGTCCCGGTGGTGATCCCGCACTGGTAAGGCGTTTGCTGGTCGGTGCCTTGAGTCACACATACAGTTGGTATAAGCCGAGAGATAAGGGGTTGTCTATTCCAGATCTGGCGGCGCGTGTTCTAGCGATATTCACTCCCTGA
- a CDS encoding SDR family oxidoreductase yields MRYQSQLRSGSFSEQTYIVTGGGSGIGRCIAHELASLGAHVVLIGRKLDKLERVAGEIHNDAGECSLFSLDIRDEEGVQETVGQIVQARGQIHGLVNNAGGQFPSPLEQINTKGFDAVVRSNLLGGFLMSREVFVQSMKQHGGSIVNITADNAGGMPMMGHSGAARAGMENITETSALEWAPFGVRVNAVAPGYILSSGFGTYDPKFLRELLPGFRDSIPLYRLGEEAEISGAVCFLLSDAASYITGQTLRIDGGSSLKHHSPLWQPQAARNSKRFNGFHRKRRPQVVEELEAEGKL; encoded by the coding sequence ATGCGCTATCAAAGCCAGCTGCGCTCCGGCAGCTTTAGCGAGCAAACCTATATCGTCACCGGTGGCGGCAGCGGTATTGGACGCTGCATTGCCCACGAACTGGCTAGCCTCGGCGCCCATGTAGTATTGATCGGGCGCAAACTGGACAAGCTGGAAAGAGTTGCCGGCGAGATCCACAACGATGCTGGCGAGTGCAGCTTATTCAGCCTGGACATTCGCGATGAAGAAGGAGTCCAGGAGACAGTGGGGCAAATAGTCCAGGCCCGGGGCCAAATTCACGGATTAGTGAACAATGCCGGTGGCCAGTTCCCCTCACCCCTTGAGCAGATCAACACAAAAGGGTTCGATGCTGTTGTACGCAGTAACCTGCTCGGTGGCTTTTTAATGTCCCGAGAAGTTTTTGTTCAATCTATGAAACAGCACGGCGGCAGTATCGTAAATATCACCGCAGATAACGCCGGCGGTATGCCAATGATGGGCCATTCCGGTGCCGCTCGAGCAGGCATGGAAAATATTACCGAAACCTCCGCCTTAGAGTGGGCACCTTTTGGGGTTCGAGTTAATGCTGTAGCGCCAGGCTATATTCTCTCCAGCGGCTTTGGTACTTACGACCCCAAATTCCTGCGCGAGCTATTACCGGGCTTCCGAGACAGTATTCCCCTCTATCGATTGGGAGAGGAAGCGGAAATTAGTGGGGCCGTGTGCTTCCTGCTTTCCGATGCCGCCAGCTATATCACTGGACAAACGCTGCGTATCGATGGTGGCTCGAGTCTCAAACATCACTCTCCCCTTTGGCAGCCACAGGCGGCCCGTAACTCTAAACGCTTCAACGGATTCCATCGCAAACGCCGGCCGCAGGTAGTGGAAGAATTGGAAGCGGAGGGCAAGCTCTAA
- a CDS encoding acyl-CoA carboxylase subunit beta has product MQPIDSQLDNRSAEFNDNQAAMLEQINHFREAEQRPVQAEKSKAARYRDRGWLLPRERLNLLLDPGAPFVELCSLAGYKLFDDQDGTGAGGGAICGIGQVSGQRCMVRVDNYAVKGGTISPAGMDKALRMQRIALENHLPIVALAQSGGANLMYASDTFAPGGRGFANQARMSAAGIPQVTVVHGGATAGGAYQPGLSDYVVMVRGQTGMYLAGPPLLKAATGEIADAESLGGAEMHCTESGSGDYLAENDADGIRIAREIIATLPSPIKSSVQKDYRDPLHPIDDLLGLIPADSKKPYDVREILARVADGSAMLDFKPEFDRQTVCGHIRIEGFPVGIIGNNGPITPKGANKAAQFIQLCEQSGTPLLFLHNTTGFMVGTEVERNGIIKHGAKMIQAVANASVPKLSIVVGGSYGAGNYAMCGRGFDPRFIFAWPNSRTAVMGAAQAGKVMRIVTEQKMQRSGNVDETVLDKLENDTSAFMHGNSDALACSARLWDDGIIDPRDTRKLLGMLLEICNEAEQRKLNKNTFGVARF; this is encoded by the coding sequence ATGCAGCCGATTGATTCCCAGCTCGACAACCGCTCGGCAGAGTTCAATGACAACCAAGCTGCCATGCTGGAACAGATCAACCATTTTCGTGAAGCTGAGCAACGTCCGGTACAGGCAGAGAAAAGTAAGGCTGCGCGCTATCGTGACCGGGGCTGGCTGCTGCCAAGGGAGCGCCTTAATTTATTGCTCGACCCCGGCGCGCCTTTTGTAGAGTTGTGCTCCCTTGCCGGCTATAAACTTTTTGACGACCAGGATGGTACCGGTGCGGGTGGCGGAGCCATTTGTGGCATTGGCCAGGTCAGCGGACAACGTTGCATGGTTCGGGTAGATAACTATGCCGTAAAAGGTGGCACCATCTCACCAGCCGGGATGGATAAAGCCCTGCGAATGCAGAGGATAGCTCTGGAGAATCATTTGCCGATTGTCGCCCTGGCACAAAGTGGTGGTGCCAACCTGATGTATGCCAGCGACACTTTCGCTCCCGGTGGACGCGGATTTGCTAACCAGGCTCGAATGTCCGCTGCCGGTATTCCGCAAGTAACCGTGGTACATGGCGGCGCTACTGCCGGCGGTGCTTACCAGCCAGGCCTGTCAGATTATGTGGTCATGGTACGCGGGCAAACCGGTATGTATCTGGCTGGGCCGCCGCTACTGAAAGCAGCCACCGGTGAAATTGCCGATGCGGAAAGCCTCGGCGGAGCGGAAATGCACTGTACCGAATCCGGCAGTGGCGATTACTTAGCTGAGAACGACGCCGATGGTATCCGCATAGCAAGGGAAATTATTGCCACCCTCCCCTCACCCATTAAAAGCTCAGTACAAAAAGACTACCGAGACCCATTGCATCCTATCGACGACCTGCTCGGCCTGATTCCAGCAGACAGCAAAAAGCCCTACGACGTGCGCGAAATTCTCGCTCGTGTAGCCGACGGCTCTGCCATGTTGGATTTCAAGCCGGAATTCGATCGACAAACCGTATGTGGCCATATTCGTATTGAAGGCTTTCCTGTAGGAATTATTGGGAATAACGGCCCGATCACCCCCAAGGGGGCCAACAAGGCCGCGCAGTTTATTCAGTTGTGCGAACAGAGTGGCACTCCACTGCTGTTTTTACATAACACCACCGGCTTTATGGTGGGTACCGAGGTGGAGCGCAACGGCATCATCAAGCACGGGGCCAAAATGATTCAGGCCGTGGCCAATGCCAGCGTACCAAAACTCAGTATTGTCGTGGGCGGTTCCTATGGGGCCGGCAACTACGCCATGTGCGGTCGCGGATTCGATCCCCGCTTTATTTTTGCCTGGCCCAACTCCCGCACCGCAGTTATGGGCGCAGCCCAGGCCGGCAAGGTAATGCGCATCGTCACCGAGCAAAAAATGCAACGCAGTGGCAATGTGGATGAGACTGTATTGGACAAATTGGAAAATGACACCAGCGCATTTATGCATGGCAATTCCGATGCTCTCGCCTGCAGTGCACGCCTCTGGGATGACGGCATTATCGATCCCCGCGATACACGCAAACTTTTAGGTATGTTGCTAGAAATTTGCAATGAGGCCGAGCAGAGAAAACTCAATAAAAATACCTTTGGCGTAGCTAGGTTCTAA
- a CDS encoding acyl-CoA dehydrogenase family protein: protein MIFSDQHRELQRTVQNFVQQEINPNVAEWEKAGRFPIHEIFQQLANLGLLGISKSTDFGGLGLDFSYETVFLEELGSAHCGGVPLSISVQTSMCTPALANFGSQDLKEQFLIPAVSGEMIGAIAVSEPGAGSDVASIKTTAKSDGDDYVINGSKMWITNAPCADFFCTLVNTSEGKAHSNKSLVIIPAKTPGVRIGEKLDKLGMRSSETAPIFFDNVRVPKHFRIGDEGAGFLLQMLQFQEERLAGAALNLKGLEHCVTSTIDYVRERHAFKSPLIDNQTIHFALAEMQTEVECLRSLTWRAVEAYVAGEDVTTLASMAKLKAGRLSRSIPDQCLQFWGGMGYIEETVINRAYRDSRLTAIGGGADEVMLGIICKLMGILPSKRKPTA from the coding sequence ATGATATTTAGCGATCAACACCGGGAACTACAGCGCACTGTACAAAACTTTGTACAGCAGGAAATCAATCCCAATGTGGCGGAATGGGAAAAGGCCGGCCGCTTTCCTATCCACGAAATTTTCCAACAACTGGCCAACCTGGGCCTGCTGGGCATCAGCAAGTCCACGGACTTCGGTGGTCTGGGCCTCGACTTCAGTTACGAAACCGTTTTCCTGGAAGAGCTGGGCAGCGCCCACTGTGGCGGTGTACCCCTGTCAATTTCAGTGCAAACCTCCATGTGCACCCCGGCCCTGGCTAATTTTGGCAGCCAGGATTTGAAAGAACAGTTCCTGATTCCCGCTGTGAGTGGCGAGATGATCGGTGCAATTGCCGTTTCCGAACCCGGCGCCGGTTCCGATGTTGCTTCGATTAAGACCACCGCCAAGAGCGATGGCGACGACTATGTGATTAACGGCAGCAAGATGTGGATCACCAACGCCCCCTGCGCCGATTTTTTCTGCACCCTGGTCAATACCAGTGAGGGCAAAGCCCATAGCAACAAATCCCTGGTCATTATTCCGGCGAAAACGCCTGGTGTACGCATCGGCGAAAAACTCGACAAATTAGGCATGCGCTCATCGGAAACCGCTCCCATCTTTTTTGACAATGTACGGGTGCCCAAACATTTCCGTATCGGCGATGAAGGTGCCGGATTCCTATTGCAGATGCTTCAGTTCCAGGAAGAACGTCTCGCCGGCGCCGCGCTGAACTTAAAAGGCCTGGAGCACTGTGTAACCAGCACCATCGACTATGTGCGCGAACGCCATGCCTTTAAATCGCCATTGATCGACAATCAAACTATCCACTTTGCCCTCGCAGAAATGCAGACCGAAGTGGAATGCCTGCGCTCTCTAACCTGGCGCGCGGTGGAAGCTTATGTGGCAGGTGAAGATGTCACTACCCTTGCTTCAATGGCCAAGCTCAAGGCTGGTCGCCTGTCCCGCTCTATTCCCGATCAGTGCCTGCAGTTCTGGGGTGGCATGGGCTATATCGAGGAGACTGTAATCAACCGTGCTTACCGGGATAGCCGTCTCACCGCTATCGGCGGCGGTGCAGATGAAGTAATGCTCGGCATTATCTGTAAGCTGATGGGCATACTGCCCAGCAAACGCAAACCCACCGCGTGA
- a CDS encoding enoyl-CoA hydratase/isomerase family protein — translation METIIDETIGIARHLTLNRPQQRNAISLQMVDELLQKLAEAEEDPQVRALVLRGAEHNFCAGGDIADMLNAQQGASDGNSDVFFHLNRRFGELMERFNRTPLIVIAVLEGAVMGGGFGLACSADIAIADRSCRFALPETRLGLPPAQIAPFVVARVGLSQARRLALSGAKVNAQQALEIGLIHQLLDNSEALEGALQEHLGAINACAPGALATTKQILLDAARVSDETALGQLLDGAAQQFSRAIQGHEGREGARAFLEKRSPEWQH, via the coding sequence ATGGAGACAATTATTGATGAAACCATCGGCATCGCCCGTCATCTCACGCTAAATCGCCCGCAACAGCGCAACGCCATCAGTTTGCAAATGGTAGATGAGCTTCTACAAAAACTCGCAGAAGCGGAAGAAGATCCGCAGGTGCGAGCACTGGTGCTGCGGGGTGCAGAACACAACTTCTGTGCCGGTGGCGATATTGCCGATATGCTCAATGCTCAGCAGGGCGCGAGCGATGGAAATAGTGATGTATTTTTTCACTTAAACCGTCGTTTCGGTGAACTGATGGAACGATTTAATCGCACCCCTTTAATAGTCATTGCCGTACTGGAAGGTGCCGTAATGGGCGGTGGTTTCGGGCTCGCTTGCAGTGCCGATATTGCCATCGCCGATCGTAGTTGCCGCTTTGCCCTTCCGGAAACTCGCTTGGGTTTACCGCCTGCACAAATTGCTCCCTTTGTCGTGGCACGAGTCGGCCTCTCCCAGGCCCGGCGCCTGGCCCTCAGCGGAGCAAAAGTCAATGCACAGCAGGCCTTGGAAATTGGGTTAATCCACCAGTTGCTCGATAATTCCGAAGCCCTCGAAGGCGCGCTGCAGGAACACTTGGGTGCGATCAATGCCTGCGCTCCCGGCGCCCTGGCAACGACCAAGCAGATCTTGCTGGATGCTGCACGGGTGAGCGATGAGACTGCCCTCGGCCAACTGCTCGACGGCGCTGCGCAGCAGTTTTCCCGTGCAATTCAAGGCCATGAAGGGCGCGAAGGCGCCCGTGCATTTCTGGAAAAACGATCACCGGAGTGGCAGCACTGA
- a CDS encoding acetyl-CoA carboxylase biotin carboxylase subunit, translating into MSTTETLLIANRGEIALRIMRTARAEGYRTVAVYSDADCDALHAQTADIAVAIGGQTSAESYLDIQKILAAAKKSGATAVHPGYGFLAENAEFASACEENGLSFVGPSAEVIELMGNKRKAKEFVAAAGVPCIPGFQGAQDDDTLVAEARRIGFPLMIKAAAGGGGRGMRLAHGDNELASQLRAARSESMSAFGSDELILEKALVNARHIEIQVFADRHGNCIHLGERDCSVQRRHQKVVEECPSPAVDTQLRERMGQAAVDAARACGYLGAGTVEFLLCPNGEFYFLEMNTRLQVEHPVTEMVTGFDLVAWQLAVARGEALCVSQQQVSQQGHAIEVRLYAEDPEQQFLPQAGKVLHWVAPKGQGIRIDHALKNGCEITPFYDPMLGKLIAWGQDREEARRKLTQALTRLEFIGPKNNIHFLQKILAESQFIAGDADTSFLDQNSTLTSAEPVPAVIAAQATLLNHLHQANPQDRRSGRSDWRSGDNSVPINYRLEIAGQTLNCELLALVDNSYQISVGDQQFLIQWVHFEKSQKETGVYSAELLLDGVSQKRLFLANQSNLHLLLDSRQFHFVDITHAPAKSSLNEGSGRITAPMDGCLVQVLVEPNQRVQRGDTIALMEAMKMEHALRADRDGTVIKLGACEGDQVRGGQLLVQIEAAPTETAKIPSDATS; encoded by the coding sequence ATGTCGACAACAGAGACCCTGTTAATCGCCAATCGAGGCGAGATCGCACTGCGAATTATGCGAACTGCTCGGGCGGAAGGCTATCGCACAGTCGCCGTCTACAGCGATGCGGACTGCGATGCACTGCACGCACAGACTGCCGATATCGCCGTAGCCATTGGCGGGCAGACTTCGGCAGAGTCCTATCTGGATATCCAAAAAATTCTCGCCGCAGCTAAAAAATCCGGAGCCACTGCCGTCCACCCTGGCTACGGCTTTCTCGCTGAGAATGCGGAATTTGCCAGCGCTTGCGAAGAGAATGGACTGAGTTTTGTTGGCCCGAGTGCCGAAGTCATAGAATTGATGGGCAACAAACGCAAAGCCAAGGAGTTTGTTGCCGCTGCCGGCGTACCCTGTATTCCCGGCTTCCAGGGTGCCCAGGACGACGACACCCTGGTCGCCGAGGCGCGGCGCATTGGCTTCCCGTTAATGATCAAAGCTGCCGCAGGCGGTGGTGGGCGCGGCATGCGCCTGGCTCACGGAGACAACGAGCTGGCCTCCCAGTTGCGCGCCGCCCGCAGTGAATCCATGAGTGCATTCGGCAGCGACGAGTTAATTCTGGAAAAGGCACTGGTCAACGCTCGCCATATCGAAATCCAGGTATTTGCGGATCGTCATGGCAACTGTATTCACCTGGGGGAGCGGGATTGCTCCGTACAGCGACGCCATCAAAAAGTGGTCGAAGAGTGCCCTTCCCCAGCGGTCGACACCCAGCTGCGGGAAAGAATGGGGCAAGCCGCAGTCGACGCCGCGCGAGCCTGCGGTTATCTAGGCGCGGGCACCGTAGAGTTTCTACTCTGCCCCAACGGCGAATTCTATTTCCTGGAAATGAACACCCGGTTGCAAGTAGAGCACCCGGTAACAGAAATGGTAACCGGTTTTGACCTGGTAGCTTGGCAACTGGCAGTAGCACGCGGCGAAGCCCTATGCGTTTCCCAGCAGCAAGTCTCCCAGCAGGGGCACGCCATTGAAGTCCGCCTGTATGCCGAAGACCCGGAACAACAATTCCTGCCCCAGGCCGGAAAAGTACTCCACTGGGTAGCGCCAAAGGGGCAAGGAATCCGTATCGACCACGCTTTGAAAAATGGTTGCGAAATTACGCCATTTTACGACCCCATGCTCGGCAAATTAATTGCTTGGGGGCAGGATCGAGAAGAAGCTCGGCGCAAGCTAACCCAAGCCCTAACCCGGCTGGAATTTATCGGCCCCAAAAACAATATCCATTTCCTGCAGAAGATCCTGGCCGAATCACAGTTTATCGCTGGCGATGCCGATACCAGCTTTCTCGACCAAAACAGCACGCTGACATCCGCAGAACCAGTTCCAGCAGTAATTGCAGCCCAAGCCACATTACTTAATCACTTGCACCAAGCCAACCCTCAGGATCGGCGTAGCGGCCGCAGTGACTGGCGCAGTGGTGACAACAGCGTGCCGATCAACTACCGACTGGAAATTGCAGGACAAACCCTAAACTGTGAGCTGCTGGCGTTAGTAGATAATTCTTATCAAATCTCAGTAGGCGACCAGCAGTTCCTGATTCAGTGGGTCCATTTTGAGAAATCACAAAAAGAAACTGGAGTTTATAGCGCTGAACTTCTGCTGGATGGCGTTAGCCAAAAGAGACTGTTTCTAGCCAACCAAAGCAATCTGCACCTCCTTTTAGACAGCAGGCAATTTCATTTTGTCGATATCACCCACGCCCCCGCCAAATCGAGCCTTAACGAAGGCAGTGGCCGCATCACGGCTCCTATGGACGGTTGCCTGGTGCAGGTATTGGTTGAGCCCAATCAAAGAGTTCAGCGGGGAGACACTATCGCCTTAATGGAAGCCATGAAAATGGAGCACGCCCTGCGCGCAGACCGCGACGGTACCGTAATTAAACTGGGCGCCTGTGAAGGAGACCAGGTACGCGGTGGCCAGCTGTTAGTTCAGATCGAAGCCGCTCCCACGGAAACCGCCAAAATCCCCAGCGACGCTACTTCCTAA
- a CDS encoding acyl-CoA dehydrogenase family protein, with product MYDIDASRMASPFYDEGHQEWRTQLRRFVDREITPYITEWDEDGQLPAELWKKAAEVGLLQMSYPENYGGIETDLFHMIVAAEELARPGAGGLYASLMVHGIALPPLLHYGSEALKDQVIPSVLRGEKHISLAVTEPGAGSDVANLQCRAERDGDDYIVTGEKTYITGGMRANWFTTAVRTGEEGFGGISLLLIPADAEGVSRQLLDKKQGWWCSDTASIFFDQVRVPASNLIGGENQGFLPIVHNFNRERLGIAASCVEFSRVCLQDAIEWAQERQTFGKRLANHQVIRHKFAQMLQRINATQAYLDLCAWAEQQHQLKVADIALLKVQATETLEFCAREAMQVLGGAGYMRGSRVERIYREVRVNAIGGGSEEIMRDLASRQMGI from the coding sequence ATGTACGATATTGATGCCTCCCGTATGGCAAGCCCCTTCTATGACGAAGGCCATCAGGAATGGCGCACCCAGTTGCGCCGCTTTGTCGACCGTGAGATTACTCCCTACATTACTGAATGGGACGAAGACGGCCAGCTACCCGCCGAGCTTTGGAAAAAAGCCGCAGAAGTTGGCCTTCTGCAGATGAGTTATCCGGAAAACTACGGCGGCATCGAAACCGATCTCTTCCATATGATTGTTGCCGCAGAGGAGTTAGCCCGCCCCGGCGCTGGTGGCCTCTACGCCAGCCTAATGGTCCACGGCATTGCCCTGCCCCCATTACTGCACTATGGCAGTGAGGCCCTAAAAGATCAGGTTATTCCCTCGGTATTACGTGGCGAAAAGCATATTTCCCTGGCTGTTACCGAACCAGGCGCAGGCTCCGATGTAGCCAATCTCCAGTGCCGCGCAGAGCGTGATGGGGATGACTATATCGTTACCGGCGAAAAGACCTATATCACCGGCGGTATGCGCGCTAACTGGTTTACTACTGCGGTGCGCACTGGCGAGGAAGGCTTCGGCGGTATCTCCCTGCTCTTAATCCCTGCGGATGCCGAAGGCGTTAGCCGGCAGCTTCTCGATAAAAAGCAGGGCTGGTGGTGTTCTGATACGGCCAGTATCTTTTTTGATCAGGTGCGCGTGCCCGCGAGTAATCTAATTGGCGGTGAGAACCAAGGTTTCTTGCCCATAGTGCACAACTTCAATCGCGAGCGCCTGGGCATTGCCGCTTCCTGTGTAGAATTCAGCCGGGTCTGTTTGCAGGATGCCATTGAGTGGGCCCAGGAGCGCCAAACTTTCGGAAAGCGTCTCGCCAATCACCAGGTGATTCGACACAAATTTGCCCAGATGCTTCAACGCATCAATGCCACCCAAGCCTATCTGGATCTCTGTGCCTGGGCAGAGCAACAACACCAGCTCAAAGTAGCGGATATCGCACTACTCAAAGTCCAAGCCACAGAAACCCTTGAGTTCTGCGCTCGGGAGGCTATGCAGGTGTTGGGCGGCGCAGGCTATATGCGCGGCAGCCGTGTTGAGCGTATCTATCGTGAAGTGCGGGTGAATGCGATTGGTGGCGGATCTGAAGAAATTATGCGGGATCTGGCGTCCAGGCAAATGGGGATTTAA
- a CDS encoding DUF885 domain-containing protein — MCRSLFRKLPAVRLLLRYGAGQAQPFLSNSPSNAASLAASEDRILNKLAEIDLDGLKSDQEKVFYFKLKERLESNVGLRVCKTELWSVDHMFGPHIILGFLTEVQPVETAQEKADAIERWLDAARYYEQEIANLRRGLEQGYSAPQSVVKRVIQQVDGLTQVPIDEHPFLGLVKKAGDPEFAAAFKQVLSDHVIPSMENYKNFLESAYLPEARAELGIHAIPNGRECYMAQYRSYTTLQRTPEEVFELGLRAVNSNKSEVVRLGKEFYQVDSYSQAVARASEDKTQKFNSADEMHQFYERLVDKSRDLTVDFFHEMPLIEMEVKAIPEHEQGSGRSAHYIPGTKERKARFGYDPTTYKDESYASAEKVTIHEGYPGHHMQIALVQEQEKFHKIEDALSNSAFAEGWGRYSEHLAEEAGMYQYGSTKILRRAWPARGMVADTAMHVLGWSDEKVAEFLQDSGASFAKGPRTLMDRMAVMPAQLTSYDSGALEIFALRELMQNELGEDFDIKDFHEIILRNGNVPMAVLSEQVRDFIEEKKQG; from the coding sequence ATATGCCGAAGCTTATTTAGAAAACTTCCAGCCGTACGCTTACTTCTCAGATATGGAGCTGGACAGGCACAACCTTTTTTAAGTAATTCCCCCAGTAACGCTGCCTCTCTAGCGGCATCTGAGGACAGAATACTCAATAAATTGGCAGAGATAGATCTTGATGGTCTAAAAAGTGATCAAGAGAAGGTATTCTACTTCAAACTGAAAGAGCGATTAGAGTCCAATGTTGGCCTAAGGGTGTGTAAGACTGAACTCTGGTCTGTTGATCATATGTTTGGGCCTCATATCATTCTTGGCTTTTTGACCGAGGTTCAGCCGGTTGAAACAGCCCAAGAAAAGGCAGATGCGATTGAACGTTGGCTTGACGCGGCTCGTTACTATGAGCAAGAAATAGCCAATCTCCGCCGGGGGTTAGAGCAAGGTTACTCCGCACCTCAGAGTGTGGTTAAGCGAGTCATTCAGCAAGTTGATGGCTTGACCCAAGTACCTATCGATGAGCACCCGTTCTTGGGGTTAGTGAAGAAAGCTGGGGACCCTGAGTTTGCTGCTGCATTTAAACAGGTGCTTTCAGATCACGTTATCCCCTCAATGGAGAATTACAAGAATTTTCTAGAGTCTGCCTATTTACCTGAAGCCAGAGCCGAGCTTGGTATCCATGCGATTCCTAATGGCCGTGAATGTTATATGGCTCAGTATCGTTCTTATACGACTTTGCAGAGAACACCAGAAGAAGTTTTTGAGTTGGGTTTAAGGGCTGTCAACTCAAACAAGAGCGAAGTGGTTCGCTTAGGCAAGGAGTTCTATCAAGTAGATTCCTATTCTCAGGCAGTGGCAAGGGCCAGTGAGGATAAAACTCAGAAATTTAATAGCGCTGATGAGATGCATCAGTTTTATGAGCGCCTGGTAGATAAGTCTAGAGATTTAACCGTTGATTTCTTCCATGAAATGCCTTTGATCGAAATGGAAGTAAAAGCTATCCCTGAGCATGAACAGGGCTCAGGTCGCAGCGCACACTATATTCCGGGCACCAAGGAGCGCAAGGCGAGATTTGGATATGATCCGACAACTTACAAGGATGAGTCTTACGCTTCTGCAGAGAAGGTTACTATCCACGAAGGGTACCCGGGCCATCATATGCAAATTGCTCTCGTACAAGAGCAAGAAAAGTTTCACAAAATAGAAGATGCTTTGTCTAACTCTGCTTTTGCTGAAGGTTGGGGTAGGTACTCTGAACATCTAGCGGAGGAAGCGGGAATGTATCAGTATGGGTCAACCAAGATCCTAAGGAGAGCATGGCCTGCGCGAGGTATGGTAGCGGACACCGCAATGCATGTACTCGGTTGGAGTGATGAAAAGGTTGCGGAGTTTTTGCAGGATTCTGGAGCTTCATTTGCTAAAGGCCCGAGAACTCTGATGGACCGAATGGCGGTTATGCCGGCCCAGCTTACCTCTTATGATTCTGGTGCACTTGAGATTTTCGCCTTGCGAGAACTGATGCAAAATGAACTTGGTGAAGACTTCGATATTAAGGACTTCCATGAAATCATTCTGAGAAATGGCAATGTCCCTATGGCCGTACTAAGTGAGCAGGTAAGGGACTTTATCGAAGAAAAGAAGCAGGGTTAA